From uncultured Pseudodesulfovibrio sp.:
CATGAATTCCACCATTGAGCGCGCATCTATTTATACGACCAAGTTGCTTCGGCGTGGCATTGATATCGAGGCTGGTCGAGAAAGGCACCTTCTCGATCATATAGTGGTGAAAGAGGTCATGACACACGAGTTCGTGACTATTCCGGCGTCGGCCCCCCTGTCCCAGATTATTTGGACTTTCAAGACCGAGAACGCACCCTATTTGCACGTTGTGGATGGAGAAGGGCGATTGACTGGTATTATTTCGTTTCGCGACATTCGGACGGTCCTGAATGAAGAGGGGCTGCTTGAATTGGTTATCGCCCATGATCTCGCCACTCGTGATTTGGTTACTGTGACCACGGACGACACATTGCAGGAAGCCTTGGATAAGATCACGGACAGAGGGGTGTCCCAGGTGCCTGTGTTGACGTCGGGCCGGGAGCAGAAACTGGCCGGAACGTTGACGGAATCCGCGATTAACGGGGCCTATAATTCAGCCATTGTTAAAGCGGAACTTGCCGGGGGACGGTGATTCGGTTTTCGTTGAGGGGCGAAAGGGTTTGTGCTAAATCCCGCTCATCGGCCGTGCTGGTCGAAATGAATTTTGAGGAATGACGAGTATGAGTGAGATAAGGATATCCGTGACCCTGTCTTTGGATGAGAAGCATCCCGAGGATGGGTATCTCGACTTTAACCTGTCCGTGGACGGGCAGTATTTGCATGAGGTCGGCGTCTATGTCGATCCTGTAAATCTAGTCACCTCAGCTGCCGTGTCTGGTGAATTTTTTATTTATACCTGTGATTGTGGTAATCCTGCCTGCCAAGGAATTAATGAGGGCGTCAATGTTTCTCATACCCCGGAAACAGTTGTGTGGCGGCTCAAAAATCCTATCTCATGGCCTCCCGATGAACCCAGACCGGAATGGGCGCACGATGCGGAGTTCGTCTTCCCGAAAGAGATGTATCTCCAACAGATATCCATTGCGCTGGATCATGCAAAACGGTTGGCACGTGGCTTTAATCTTTCCGGCAAACTTTGGGTTGGTCCTGACCTGACTATTGAAGCGTTAATGGCTTTGGAAGTGCCTCAGCAGGAGAGTGGATTCTTTGCCATTGAGCCGGAAGGTCGCGCCGTTCACTAAAGATTTGCCTTCGGTCTAAAATTTCACTATAGTTTTCATACTTGCTCAGGCTGCTTTTCCGGAACCCCGGAGGAGCAGATATGTCTGTTTATATCCCTAATCAGAGTCGTTCAGTTCGTGCTCGCTTTTTGCGTGCGCCGCCTTTTTGCGTGGTGCTGCGGGGGGCGCGGCATTGACCGCTAACAATGTTCAGGGCTTGGGTCGTTTTTGCGATCCGCGGGAGGAGTGCCTGGTTTCGCAGAATCTTTTACGAAACAGGTTACACCTATGCTGTATGTTCCAATCAAAATCTATCCTAATCGGCGGAGTGTCAGAGGGTGCATCACGTGTGCAACCCTGTGGCTGGGACTGGCTTTGGCCGGATTCCATTTCATTAACGTTATTGATGCGAAAGTGGCGGTGTATTCTCTTTGTATGGTGGGATTCGCGGTGTGCATAATCAATGGTATTGCCGTGATGACGCACCAGCCTATGATCAAGATACTTGATGATCGTTTTTCGGTGTATACGCCTTTTGGCTACGCCATGATTCGGTTTGGCGAGGTCTTGAGCTTTAAACGAGGGCGAGTGCCTTTTATGGGAACGTTGCGCGTGGAAATCAATAAATCCGCGCGCGCTAAATTTCCTTCGGCGCTCGGCAAAATCTTGTATTCCGTGGTGGGGTTGCGTTTTACCAATACGGTGTCCATACCGGGGTTCATGCTCGGGGCAAATCCGGAGTCTGTTGTCCAGATGTTGGAGAAGCGACGGTTGGCCGCCATTCGATTGGAAGCCATCGGTGATTATGATCCCACGGCGTTGACATCGGTCGTCTGATTACAATGAAAAACCGGGAAGTCCTTTGTTACAGGGCTTCCCGGTTTTGTTTTGGTGTTGTGGATTGTTCTAGATTTCAATCTTGACAATGACTTTGTGCAGCATGCCGTCAGAAATCGTGGGCAGGTGTGCATCTTCCGGGAAAAAGATGGCAAACATGCCGGGGGTGACATCAGCACAGACCGTGGGAGCATCCTCGTAAAAGGCCAGATCCTTGGCATCATCGGATTCAGCGGTTTTCGGGCCAAGGTCTTTACGAGCCTTCCAGCCCATGGTGTCCACGCCTTCAACCACGTATTGAATGTCGATGTGGGTGTCATGCGTTTCGATGGCGGCCTTATCAGCCTTGCGCCCGGGGCCTTTAGCAACCCATGCGTAGGAGGCGTCGCCGTCGATGTCATGACGTCCTTCTGGCAGTGAAGCCAGATCTTCCCGGCGCAACAGGGCAAATGCCGCTGCAAAGGCC
This genomic window contains:
- a CDS encoding YhcH/YjgK/YiaL family protein, producing the protein MILDTLENADLYANLHPAFAAAFALLRREDLASLPEGRHDIDGDASYAWVAKGPGRKADKAAIETHDTHIDIQYVVEGVDTMGWKARKDLGPKTAESDDAKDLAFYEDAPTVCADVTPGMFAIFFPEDAHLPTISDGMLHKVIVKIEI